ATCCTCCCCAAAGTTTTTGGTGACCTGACCGACAGTAAAGTAATCTCTCGCGGCATACTGGGCCAGCCTCCCCGCCTCGATGCGGAGCATATCCCGCTTCTGGGTATAGGTCTCCCCCACGATCATTTGACTGAACAGAAAGCCCAGCCCGATCAGGGCCAGCATCATCACGCCCAGATAGGTGGCCAGCAGCCGCGCGTACAGTGATCGGCGCATAAATTATTTCACCTCAAATTTGTATCCTACGCCCCACACCGTTTTGATTTGCCATTCGTCATCCTGCCCCAGTTTCTCTCTCAAACGTTTGACGTGTACATCCACCGTGCGCGAGTCGCCATAATAATCAAATCCCCACACCTGTTCTAACAGCTGCTCGCGGGTGAACACCTGGTTAGCATGCCCGGCAAGGAAATACAGCAGTTCGATCTCCTTGGGCGGCAGCTCCATATGTTTGCCGTGGATGGTCAGCACATAGTTGGCCAGGTTGATCTCCAGGTTCGGGTAGCGGATGATCCTATCCTGCGGCTCCTCCGGGGTCATCCGCCGGAAGATCGCCCGGATACGCGCCAGCAGCTCCTGCGGCTCAAAGGGTTTGACCAGATAATCATCCGCCCCCAGCTCCAGGCCCAGCACCTTATCAAAGGTCTCGCCCTTGGCGGTCAGCATGATGATCGGCACCCGGTGGGTCTTGCGGATCTCCCGCAGGACTGACCAGCCGTCCAAGCCCGGCAGCATCACATCCAGCAGCACCAGCTGCGGCGGCTGCTCCCTGAACTGCTGCAGCCCCGTATCCCCGCGATGGGCCAGCTGCAAGGTGTAGCCTTCCTTTTCCAGATAGAGTTTTACCAGTCTGCAAATATTTTCGTCGTCGTCAATCATGAGAATATCCGGCGCTGCCATATTTTCCGCCTCCTTCAATACATTTTAAAACAAGCGGAACCAAGCGAAATGCGCCTGGTTCCACCCTTTGCTAACCTGATTTACTTCTGTCCTAGTATCTGCGCCACCTTATCACAAGAGGGCTTAAGCGCAGTGTACAGTTCCTGATAGATGGGATAGAACTTGGCGTAGGTCTCCACATTCTCCTTGATGGGCTCCAGTTGATCCACCCGGGAGATACAGGCCTCACAGGCTTGGGGCACGCTGTCGTACTCGCCCGCGCCGACGCCCGCCAGAATGGCTACGCCCAGGGCAGGCCCTTCGGAGGAGTTGATGGTATAAATATCATGGCCGAACATATCCGCCTGGATCTGCCGCCACAGTTTGCTGCGTCCGCCGCCGCCGGAGGCGCGCACCTCGCTAACCGGGGCGCCCAGCTCCCTGATGATATTCAGGCAGTCCAGCAGGCTGTAGGAGACGCCCTCCATCACCGCGCGGATCATATCGCTGCGCCCGTGGGCCGCCGAAAGTCCGAAAAATGCCGCCTTGCAGTAGGGGTCCAGGTGGGGCGTGCGCTCGCCCATCATGTAGGGCAGATAGATCAACCCGTTGCAGCCCGCCGGGGCCTGCTCGGCCTCTGCGCTCATTAATACATAGGGGTCAATCCCCATAAATTTGGCAAGATCCTTTTCCTCCCCGCCAAACTCGTTGCGCAGCCATTGCAGCGAAAGGCCCGCGCCCTGGGTCACGCCCATGATGTGCCAGGTACCCGGCACTGCGTGGCAGAAGGTATGCACCCGGCCCTTGGGGTCGATGCTGACCTTATCGGTATAGGCGAATACCACCCCGCTGGTGCCGATGGTAGAGGAGATGATGCCGCTTTTAACGATGCCGTTGCCCACGGCGCCCGAGGCCTGGTCGCCGCCGCCGCCCACCACGGGCGTGCCCTCTTTAAGCCCCGTCAGCTCCGCCACCGCGCGGGTGACCTTGCCGCTGACCTCCTGGGACTCATAGACCGCCGGCATCCAATCGTAGGGGATGCCCAGCTTCTCCAGCACCTCGCGGGACCAGGTACGCTTGGGCACATCTAAAAACTGCATGCCGCTGGCGTCCGAAACCTCGGAGGCATACTCCCCCGTCAGCCGGTAACGTACGTAATCCTTG
Above is a genomic segment from Luoshenia tenuis containing:
- the xylB gene encoding xylulokinase — its product is MAYLLGVDIGTSGTKTVMFDTQGHTVASATVEYPLYQPQMGWAEQDPEDWWQATAETIRQVIAKSGANPEDIKGIGLSGQMHGMVLLDGDGKVLRRSIIWCDQRTQAECDEITERVGRERLIEITANPALTGFTASKVMWVKNHQPEIFEKTRKVLLPKDYVRYRLTGEYASEVSDASGMQFLDVPKRTWSREVLEKLGIPYDWMPAVYESQEVSGKVTRAVAELTGLKEGTPVVGGGGDQASGAVGNGIVKSGIISSTIGTSGVVFAYTDKVSIDPKGRVHTFCHAVPGTWHIMGVTQGAGLSLQWLRNEFGGEEKDLAKFMGIDPYVLMSAEAEQAPAGCNGLIYLPYMMGERTPHLDPYCKAAFFGLSAAHGRSDMIRAVMEGVSYSLLDCLNIIRELGAPVSEVRASGGGGRSKLWRQIQADMFGHDIYTINSSEGPALGVAILAGVGAGEYDSVPQACEACISRVDQLEPIKENVETYAKFYPIYQELYTALKPSCDKVAQILGQK
- a CDS encoding response regulator transcription factor, which gives rise to MAAPDILMIDDDENICRLVKLYLEKEGYTLQLAHRGDTGLQQFREQPPQLVLLDVMLPGLDGWSVLREIRKTHRVPIIMLTAKGETFDKVLGLELGADDYLVKPFEPQELLARIRAIFRRMTPEEPQDRIIRYPNLEINLANYVLTIHGKHMELPPKEIELLYFLAGHANQVFTREQLLEQVWGFDYYGDSRTVDVHVKRLREKLGQDDEWQIKTVWGVGYKFEVK